One Paramisgurnus dabryanus chromosome 10, PD_genome_1.1, whole genome shotgun sequence genomic region harbors:
- the tmprss2 gene encoding transmembrane protease serine 2, with the protein MNNNTMYANASHVNHGFQHEERRPPPYAPSSGLYPALPQYHGHQNVASQYQIASPSYPSERYPTAQTQNLHHYTPQTASVNTHHTTTPASHYSSPPVHKGSKKKTCTCITIAIITLLIIAGVIAALLWYFGVFSCNGRQCKADNICVSHSQWCDGVQDCPSGEDEAQCFRLYGSNFLLQKYSNESRNWELVCSDGWNDELAKQACEQIGYPRNTYAGYSVISSRASSNSVMVMADSLSSNPNITTQSFLTKGTTCASNTLVTLKCIDCGKNIGSRIVGGTTVTSKGVWPWQVSLQISRNHVCGGSIITPYWILTAAHCVEKYSNPRQWTVFAGYLTQSEMKYATGNSVSQIVKNNFDSTTNENDVALMKLNSPLRMTSNVRPVCLPNVGMYFSAPRNCYITGWGALSFQGSGSETLQEAKIQLIDRTTCNNYQVYNGLITNTMICAGKLAGGVDSCQGDSGGPLVTQENSLWWLVGDTSWGEGCAFRNKPGVYGNVTYFLDWIYQQMQKY; encoded by the exons ATGAATAACAATACG ATGTATGCCAATGCTTCTCATGTAAACCATGGGTTTCAACACGAGGAGCGGCGGCCCCCTCCATATGCGCCTTCATCGGGACTCTACCCTGCTTTACCTCAGTACCACGGACACCAAAACGTAGCATCTCAATACCAGATCGCTTCCCCCTCATACCCTTCAGAGAGATACCCGACCGCTCAGACTCAGAACCTACATCATTACACACCACAAACAGCATCTGTTAATACCCATCACACCACCACACCTGCCTCCCACTATAGTTCTCCACCTGTTCACAAAg GTTCCAAGAAAAAAACTTGTACGTGTATAACAATCGCAATCATCACCCTCCTGATCATTGCTGGGGTCATAGCTGCACTGCTCTGGTATTTTG GTGTATTCAGCTGTAATGGACGGCAATGTAAAGCAGATAATATATGTGTCAGCCACTCACAATGGTGCGACGGTGTGCAGGATTGTCCATCAGGGGAAGATGAAGCACAATGCT TTCGTCTGTACGGATCGAATTTCCTTCTTCAGAAGTACTCAAATGAGAGTCGGAATTGGGAGCTCGTGTGTTCAGATGGATGGAATGATGAGCTGGCAAAACAAGCATGTGAGCAGATTGGGTACCCCAG AAATACTTATGCAGGTTACAGTGTGATTTCTTCAAGAGCATCATCTAACTCTGTGATGGTGATGGCAGACTCTCTCAGTTCGAATCCAAATATAACCacacaaagttttctcactAAAGG AACAACCTGCGCATCTAACACATTAGTGACACTCAAATGTATTG ATTGCGGAAAAAACATCGGGAGCAGAATTGTGGGCGGCACCACCGTGACGTCAAAGGGGGTGTGGCCATGGCAGGTCAGTCTGCAGATATCCAGGAATCATGTGTGTGGAGGATCTATTATAACTCCTTACTGGATCCTCACTGCAGCACATTGTGTTGAAAA ATATTCAAATCCAAGGCAATGGACCGTTTTCGCTGGATATCTGACTCAAAGTGAGATGAAGTATGCAACCGGCAATTCTGTGAGCCAAATTGTTAAGAACAATTTTGACTCGACCACCAATGAAAATGATGTTGCTCTCATGAAGCTTAACAGTCCACTCAGGATGACAT CAAACGTCAGGCCAGTGTGTTTGCCTAATGTAGGCATGTATTTCTCTGCACCAAGAAACTGTTATATTACAGGATGGGGAGCGCTGTCTTTTCAAG GATCTGGATCAGAGACCCTACAAGAAGCCAAAATCCAGCTGATTGACAGGACGACGTGTAACAACTATCAAGTCTACAATGGGTTAATCACAAACACTATGATCTGTGCTGGCAAACTGGCGGGTGGAGTGGACTCCTGTCAG GGGGACAGTGGAGGTCCTCTGGTCACACAAGAGAATTCTCTATGGTGGCTGGTTGGGGACACTAGCTGGGGTGAAGGATGTGCTTTCAGAAACAAACCTGGAGTCTATGGAAATGTGACCTACTTCCTTGACTGGATATATCAACAAATGCAG aaatattaa